The Danio aesculapii chromosome 8, fDanAes4.1, whole genome shotgun sequence genome window below encodes:
- the prkab1b gene encoding 5'-AMP-activated protein kinase subunit beta-1b, which translates to MGNTSSERSGGEKTHRRESRSGKDGARPKILMDSAEDGDLFQSDDAKEFLAWQQDQESDSKAPLEERPTVFRWKGPGKEIYLSGSFNNWATKIPLNKSHNNFVAIIDLPEGEHQYKFYVDGHWTLDPKEPVVTNKSGVVNNVIKVRKTDFEVFDALKTDSEKCADMSDLSSSPPGPYHQDPYSTKSEDKLRSPPILPPHLLQVLLNKDTGISCDPTLLPEPNHVMLNHLYALSIKDGVMVLSATHRYKKKYVTTLLYKPI; encoded by the exons ATGGGCAACACCAGCAGTGAGAGAAGCGGAGGGGAGAAGACGCACCGGCGGGAGAGCCGTAGTGGAAAAGATGGAGCTCGACCCAAAATCCTGATGGACAGCGCAGAGGATGGAGACCTCTTCCAGTCAGATGATGCCAAG GAGTTCCTAGCCTGGCAACAAGATCAGGAGTCGGATAGTAAAGCCCCGCTGGAGGAAAGGCCCACTGTGTTCCGCTGGAAAGGTCCAGGGAAAGAGATCTACTTGTCTGGCTCCTTCAACAACTGGGCCACCAAAATCCCCTTGAATAAGAG TCATAATAATTTCGTGGCCATAATTGACCTGCCAGAAGGAGAGCACCAGTATAAGTTTTATGTGGACGGACACTGGACTTTAGACCCTAAAGAG CCTGTTGTGACCAATAAGTCAGGAGTGGTGAATAATGTAATTAAAGTGAGGAAAACAGACTTTGAGGTTTTTGATGCACTAAAGACAGACTCGGAGAAATGTGCTGACATGTCAG ACTTGTCCAGCTCTCCACCTGGCCCGTATCATCAGGATCCCTACTCGACTAAGTCCGAGGACAAACTGCGCTCTCCTCCTATCCTGCCTCCACACCTGCTGCAGGTCCTCCTCAATAAAGACACTGGAATCTCT TGTGACCCAACCCTACTGCCTGAACCAAACCATGTGATGCTCAACCACCTGTACGCCCTTTCCATCAAG GATGGTGTGATGGTCCTTAGTGCGACGCATCGATACAAAAAGAAGTACGTGACCACACTCCTGTACAAGCCTATCTGA
- the LOC130233331 gene encoding transmembrane protein 233, protein MSPGLQRSDGKTNHSIDGSSDHSLGRSAEDQREPPLKNYIFLTIFTCFCPAWPINIVALVFSLMSQSSYDAKDYEGARRLGRKAFHMGITSLVIGLIIMVFCIVHFTTDAI, encoded by the exons ATGAGTCCTGGTCTCCAACGGTCAGATGGAAAGACAAACCACTCGATCGATGGAAGCTCAGACCACAGTTTGGGAAGGAGTGCTGAGGATCAAAGAGAACCGCCgctgaaaaattatatttttctgactatttttacatgtttttgtcCAGCATGGCCTATAAACATTGTGGCGTTGGTCTTTTCTTTGATG TCTCAAAGCAGCTATGATGCTAAAGACTATGAGGGAGCTCGGCGACTGGGGAGGAAGGCTTTTCACATGGGAATCACTTCTCTAGTCATCGGCCTTATCATTATGGTCTTCTGTATTGTACACTTCACCACG GATGCAATCTGA